A genome region from Anastrepha obliqua isolate idAnaObli1 chromosome 4, idAnaObli1_1.0, whole genome shotgun sequence includes the following:
- the LOC129244509 gene encoding serine-rich adhesin for platelets isoform X2 — protein MQPNKDRISKTMNSSAYDANVVHHEHSAVQHQTPSGHPAHRPNIVPALSSFYHTHASSIPISSQQQTAQLQLTAINTGGNNRSQVTSNSPPVAAQAAALFDPRQVHLANALEKTFFNTSAAGMQTSGQRFYSGVPSTVAASGGTNPVNQITQQQHHHHQQGNTILITNNFSAHQYGTATPQVAEVSARATTGIVGGVAPAVTTATGSYNNGNAGNIRIITTLPSTLHHQQQQQIYNIAKEVEATVRDDIIQLPQFYHTPHQQSSTYAQHLPTILPTHYTQQQFVATTTAPTSLQISQDDTQQQHQFFMSMANDGESASASSATLTAIPKLIPTLTGEATTSTDAVTTSPTIITSPATTTNSNSTLVLDRINICINNHYSDSLAANNGLSTTTLDSNATTTTAAITPVAHTFPMATHAPQQPSPIIPAIHHKVLLDSVGGGGGNGGLHTDSYASNDSTLVIDEPDSTTTTPHTPPTATENNSPPPRTLNLSSTRTTVPPQSMTTQNVIGDTVVGGKENYIVSPTTVCIPTIKALVNKEPDKAITCPPGHTFTTITQSINLIDDDESDYANSDVDNGTETERVENTEDAVDNVIEEIEGNEVDLSTPEKICLKNNTKSDRTVSPSLISKAHAFGGLHDSSRETDMKELKLDYPQAPIPVKILQTAADGTASSVALMNPSIPTTSLPCLQDSLRVEKKVTNAPLASPEICFSMGEDVFIRKDDGRQYLGTVIGSSAGGGINQPRKMQYLVRFDDNSELWCSTKEMRRLGGSGGIGNTQMCVACKRTQEQDVVETCDDCRRGYHRNCTRETTPGSGVWWCLRCSKPMKEQPHCTSKSVCKSHLHHNRCYKNSCDASKTSPSSEKIKTPADVYEFHIEDNEIFTSDDEIPIKHIMEKARKSRDSAQNSNASSMRPKTIKKLKSSEAMLCEKIAALDDENANDANSVGKIPEVPQKEKVNDKDGLSGIPSQSTNCITSLKQGTEESEVHGKIIDSIHGPKTVSSVYNKVPSMAIERSSRKRKAFTLSNSYKEIAAEAASKRYDSSRICDSSSDENSSSSRGTSLDVIIPPPKNFLGLNNPFRMVTPKKNFSASYVGGASAGCMQRLLNFNCGGTMIKSSIFNTTALDFSSKLAALKSAGIFPNLSTSNLAKGAGQPRTVRTIKRRLSAKDITIGPNQEVRRRRTRRLSSNIEIISTTTINPIPSNFFPIHAKDLFSTHTQHTTTSRNMSSNKQQHQQSQQQATSATSASVSSISSPSSASSSPPGSITSSVDSQVEVIPSIKPSHGRRLRQRPQKNSPVNSRRSSVSSASTASSTNSSSNITLATLQQQQQALHTNSNKNTNNMSASATSMHDLKQSVKEYFGGALNRIESGEHFCIRAKRQLANGQMQYLIEWGDVAALPQQGPTTHASIACPTSTTVTLKNDH, from the exons ATGCAACCGAACAAAGATCGTATTTCAAAAACCATGAATAGCTCTGCTTACGATGCAAATGTGGTGCATCATGAACATTCTGCAGTTCAGCATCAGACACCCTCCGGACATCCAGCACATCGCCCAAATATTGTACCAGCTCTCAGTAGCTTTTACCATACTCATGCTTCGTCAATACCAATATCTTCGCAGCAGCAAACTGCTCAATTACAACTCACTGCCATTAATACGGGCGGAAACAATAGGAGTCAAGTTACCTCAAATTCTCCGCCAGTTGCTGCTCAAGCTGCTGCCCTTTTCGATCCTCGTCAAGTGCATCTGGCCAATGCTTTGGAGAAgacattctttaacacatctgCCGCAGGTATGCAAACATCTGGCCAGAGGTTTTATAGTGGGGTGCCGTCAACTGTGGCAGCATCTGGTGGCACAAATCCAGTTAATCAAATAACGCAACAGCAGCACCATCACCATCAACAAGGGAATACAATTCTAATAACAAATAACTTTTCTGCTCATCAATACGGAACCGCAACTCCTCAGGTAGCAGAAGTTTCGGCACGTGCAACAACCGGTATTGTTGGTGGTGTTGCGCCAGCAGTGACAACTGCTACTGGTAGTTATAATAATGGAAACGCTGGTAATATTCGCATTATAACCACGCTTCCAAGTACATTACAtcaccaacagcagcagcaaatatataatattgcaAAAGAGGTTGAAGCTACTGTGCGCGACGATATAATTCAACTGCCCCAATTTTACCATACACCACATCAGCAATCGTCAACTTATGCACAGCATTTGCCAACAATATTACCAACACATTACACACAACAACAATTTGTCGCAACAACAACTGCTCCCACCTCTTTGCAGATATCACAAGATGACACCCAGCAACAGCACCAATTTTTTATGTCGATGGCAAATGACGGTGAGAGTGCATCAGCTTCATCAGCAACTCTTACAGCTATCCCTAAGCTAATACCGACACTTACTGGAGAAGCCACCACTAGTACTGATGCAGTCACAACTTCACCAACAATTATTACTTCTCCAGCGACCACCACAAATTCAAACTCAACTCTTGTTTTGGATCGTATTAATATCTGTATAAATAACCATTACAGCGATTCTTTAGCCGCTAATAATGGTTTATCAACTACAACTTTAGATTCgaacgcaacaacaacaaccgccgCAATAACACCAGTCGCTCATACATTTCCAATGGCTACGCATGCACCGCAACAGCCATCCCCAATTATACCAGCTATTCATCACAAAGTCTTGCTGGATTCAGTTGGTGGTGGTGGGGGTAATGGGGGATTACATACCGATTCTTACGCTAGCAACGATTCCACCTTAGTCATCGACGAACCGGACTCTACCACTACAACTCCGCATACTCCACCCACGGCTACAGAAAATAATTCACCACCCCCACGGACCTTGAATTTATCCTCTACAAGAACAACAGTTCCACCACAATCAATGACAACACAAAATGTAATTGGGGATACAGTTGTTGGTGGAAAAGAAAACTATATAGTATCACCAACAACAGTTTGTATACCTACAATAAAGGCATTAGTAAATAAAGAGCCGGACAAAGCTATAACGTGTCCACCTGGTCATACATTTACTACAATAACGCAAAGTATCAATCTGATCGACGACGACGAAAGTGACTATGCTAACAGTGACGTGGATAATGGCACAGAAACTGAAAGAGTTGAAAACACTGAGGACGCAGTTGACAATGTAATTGAGGAAATAGAAGGCAATGAGGTGGATCTTTCAACTCCGGAGAAAATTTGCCTCAAAAACAATACCAAATCTGATAGAACGGTATCTCCAAGTCTTATTTCAAAAGCGCATGCCTTTGGTGGTTTGCACGACTCGAGTAGAGAAACTGATATGAAAGAATTGAAATTGGATTATCCCCAGGCGCCCATACCggtaaaaatacttcaaaccgCTGCAGATGGTACAGCTTCATCAGTTGCTCTTATGAATCCATCAATTCCAACCACGTCGTTACCATGTTTACAAGATAGCTTGAGAGTTGAGAAAAAAGTGACAAACGCCCCATTGGCATCACCAGAGATCTGTTTCTCAATGGGCGAAGATGTGTTTATCCGCAAAGATGATGGCCGTCAGTATCTGGGCACAGTGATCGGCAGTAGTGCTGGTGGTGGAATAAATCAACCACGAAAAATGCAGTATTTGGTACGCTTCGATGATAATTCAGAGTTATGGTGCAGTACTAAGGAAATGAGGCGGTTGGGTGGCAGTGGTGGAATTGGTAACACACAAATGTGTGTCGCTTGTAAGCGCACTCAGGAACAGGATGTTGTCGAAACTTGTGACGATTGCCGGCGAGGCTACCACCGTAATTGTACAAGGGAAACAACACCAGGCAGTGGCGTGTGGTGGTGTCTGCG TTGCAGCAAACCCATGAAGGAGCAACCACATTGTACCAGCAAGTCTGTCTGTAAATCACACCTGCATCACAACAG GTGTTACAAGAACTCATGTGATGCTTCCAAGACCTCACCttcttcagaaaaaattaaaactccggCAGATGTGTACGAATTTCACATTGAAGATAACGAAATATTTACTTCAGATGATGAAATTCCAATTAAACATATCATGGAAAAAGCACGCAAAAGCAGAGATTCAGCACAGAATTCCAATGCCAGCAGTATGAGACCGAAAACCATAAAGAAGCTTAAAAGCTCCGAAGCTATGTTGTGTGAAAAAATTGCTGCTTTGGACGATGAAAATGCAAATGATGCGAACAGTGTTGGGAAAATTCCAGAGGTGCCCCAGAAAGAAAAAGTGAATGATAAAGATGGACTAAGTGGTATACCATCACAGTCAACCAATTGTATTACTAGTCTTAAACAAGGCACAGAAGAGAGTGAGGTGCACGGTAAAATCATTGATAGTATTCATGGACCTAAAACTGTTTCATCTGTATATAATAAAGTGCCCTCAATGGCAATAGAGCGTAGTAGTCGCAAGCGCAAAGCCTTTACATTATCAAACTCGTATAAAGAGATCGCCGCTGAGGCGGCCTCAAAGCGTTACGACAGTAGCCGTATCTGTGATTCGTCATCTGATGAAAATTCGTCAAGTAGCCGAGGCACGTCGCTAGATGTCATCATACCGCCACCGAAAAATTTTCTCGGTCTTAACAACCCTTTTCGAATGGTGACGcctaaaaagaatttttctgcATCATATGTAGGCGGAGCGTCTGCCGGATGCATGCAaagattattaaattttaattgtggAGGCACAATGATTAAAAGCAGTATTTTTAATACAACCGCCTTGGATTTTAGCTCCAAGTTGGCAGCGCTTAAAAGCGCGGGTATATTTCCAAACCTAAGTACAAGTAATTTAGCCAAGGGTGCCGGACAGCCCCGGACAGTACGCACGATTAAGCGAAGACTGAGTGCCAAAGATATAACAATCGGCCCAAACCAGGAGGTGCGCAGACGACGAACTCGTCGCCTTTCCTCCAATATAGAG attattagtacaacaacaataaatcccATTCCTAGCAACTTTTTCCCTATACATGCCAAAGATTTGTTTTCTACACATACTCAACACACCACAACGTCTAGAAATATGTCATCTAACAAACAGCAACACCAGCAGTCACAACAACAAGCAACTTCAGCAACATCTGCATCCGTTTCCTCAATATCGTCGCCATCGTCGGCGTCCTCGTCACCACCTGGTTCCATAACTTCGAGTGTAGATTCGCAAGTAGAAGTCATACCATCGATTAAACCATCGCATGGACGACGTTTGAGGCAGCGGCCACAAAAGAATTCGCCGGTCAACAGTCGTCGCAGCTCAGTCTCAAGTGCGAGCACCGCGTCATCGACAAATTCCTCCAGCAACATAACGTTGGCAAcattgcagcaacaacagcaagctCTACACAccaatagcaataaaaatacaaataatatgaGTGCCAGTGCGACTAGTATGCATGATCTCAAACAATCTGTAAAAGAGTATTTTGGTGGCGCGCTGAATCGCATTGAATCTGGCGAGCATTTTTGCATTCGTGCTAAACGGCAGTTGGCCAATGGACAGATGCAATATCTGATTGAATGGGGTGATGTAGCTGCGTTGCCACAGCAAGGACCAACAACGCATGCATCCATCGCATGCCCGACGTCTACAACTGTAACGCTAAAAAACGATCATTAA
- the LOC129244656 gene encoding meiosis-specific nuclear structural protein 1-like isoform X1, translating to MNKKNDIENADMSAERAAQVNSVMCIVNESIEKLKISLVIPKILENPLTVSRHLKGTKYEDCLHIIQSYLTMKKPDVKLYRPEECMQLLQLIDMFHENYEMLNSLPNWLDELSHVDKSLLNSLTLLQNIAEERLSKSAIAELAKEKKIHQVYHDNEQMKRNIREFQAKLHNQKINLRWKLAAKDGIIKKYEADLAFKKWDNNVHVREELVKSSRRIHNIHVASVIKQKELEEELEKAKIAYEKMLKENLAHEKEVRDEKNKLLLQLQALVKKFDQNIGDKIKENVYLQEEYDEQKRQFDEFLEEYQREEAEYEAIVKTKEEEDRRKHEEKVMLFMMTRAAKIIQRAYRRYRRSKKKVEKKKGKKRRN from the exons atgaataaaaaaaatgatattgaaAATG CAGATATGTCAGCAGAACGTGCTGCTCAGGTTAACAGCGTGATGTGCATTGTAAACGAAtccattgaaaaattaaaaatttccttgGTAATTCCAAAAATACTGGAGAACCCGTTGACTGTAAGCAGACACTTAAAAGGGACAAAATATGAAGACTGCTTACATATTATACAATCCTATTTAACAATGAAG AAACCCGATGTAAAATTATATAGACCTGAAGAATGTATGCAATTGCTACAATTGATCGATATGTTtcatgaaaattatgaaatgttGAATAGTCTACCTAACTGGTTGGATGAATTGAGCCATGTGGATAAATctcttttaaattctttaacaCTGTTACAAAACATTGCCGAGGAGCGATTAAGTAAATCTGCCATAGCTGaacttgcaaaagaaaaaaaaatccatcaGGTGTATCATGATAATGAACAGATGAAGAGGAACATTAGAG AATTTCAGGCCAAATTacataatcaaaaaattaacttgagATGGAAATTGGCAGCTAAGGATGGTATTATTAAAAAGTATGAGGCAGATTTGGCATTTAAAAAATGGGACAATAATGTACATGTAAGAGAAGAGTT GGTGAAGTCTAGCAGGCGTATACATAATATCCATGTCGCTAGcgtcataaaacaaaaagaattggAAGAAGAACTAGAGAAAGCGAAAATTGcatatgaaaaaatgttaaaagagaaTCTGGCACACGAGAAAGAAGTTCGCGATGAAAA aaataaacttttattgcaATTGCAAGCGTTGGTAAAGAAATTCGATCAAAATATTGGGGACAAAATTAAAGAGAACGTTTACTTGCAAGAAGAGTATGACGAGCAAAAACGACAGTTTGACGAATTTCTCGAGGAATACCAACGCGAGGAGGCTGAATATGAAGCTATCGTTAAAACAAAAGAGGAGGAAGATCGACGAAAGCACGAGGAGAAAGTAATGCTGTTTATGATGACTCGTGCCGCGAAAATTATTCAACGGGCTTATCGACGTTATCGTCGAAGCAAAAAAAAGGTGGAAAAGAAAAAGGGCAAAAAGAGGCGTAACTAA
- the LOC129244656 gene encoding meiosis-specific nuclear structural protein 1-like isoform X2 produces MNKKNDIENDMSAERAAQVNSVMCIVNESIEKLKISLVIPKILENPLTVSRHLKGTKYEDCLHIIQSYLTMKKPDVKLYRPEECMQLLQLIDMFHENYEMLNSLPNWLDELSHVDKSLLNSLTLLQNIAEERLSKSAIAELAKEKKIHQVYHDNEQMKRNIREFQAKLHNQKINLRWKLAAKDGIIKKYEADLAFKKWDNNVHVREELVKSSRRIHNIHVASVIKQKELEEELEKAKIAYEKMLKENLAHEKEVRDEKNKLLLQLQALVKKFDQNIGDKIKENVYLQEEYDEQKRQFDEFLEEYQREEAEYEAIVKTKEEEDRRKHEEKVMLFMMTRAAKIIQRAYRRYRRSKKKVEKKKGKKRRN; encoded by the exons atgaataaaaaaaatgatattgaaAATG ATATGTCAGCAGAACGTGCTGCTCAGGTTAACAGCGTGATGTGCATTGTAAACGAAtccattgaaaaattaaaaatttccttgGTAATTCCAAAAATACTGGAGAACCCGTTGACTGTAAGCAGACACTTAAAAGGGACAAAATATGAAGACTGCTTACATATTATACAATCCTATTTAACAATGAAG AAACCCGATGTAAAATTATATAGACCTGAAGAATGTATGCAATTGCTACAATTGATCGATATGTTtcatgaaaattatgaaatgttGAATAGTCTACCTAACTGGTTGGATGAATTGAGCCATGTGGATAAATctcttttaaattctttaacaCTGTTACAAAACATTGCCGAGGAGCGATTAAGTAAATCTGCCATAGCTGaacttgcaaaagaaaaaaaaatccatcaGGTGTATCATGATAATGAACAGATGAAGAGGAACATTAGAG AATTTCAGGCCAAATTacataatcaaaaaattaacttgagATGGAAATTGGCAGCTAAGGATGGTATTATTAAAAAGTATGAGGCAGATTTGGCATTTAAAAAATGGGACAATAATGTACATGTAAGAGAAGAGTT GGTGAAGTCTAGCAGGCGTATACATAATATCCATGTCGCTAGcgtcataaaacaaaaagaattggAAGAAGAACTAGAGAAAGCGAAAATTGcatatgaaaaaatgttaaaagagaaTCTGGCACACGAGAAAGAAGTTCGCGATGAAAA aaataaacttttattgcaATTGCAAGCGTTGGTAAAGAAATTCGATCAAAATATTGGGGACAAAATTAAAGAGAACGTTTACTTGCAAGAAGAGTATGACGAGCAAAAACGACAGTTTGACGAATTTCTCGAGGAATACCAACGCGAGGAGGCTGAATATGAAGCTATCGTTAAAACAAAAGAGGAGGAAGATCGACGAAAGCACGAGGAGAAAGTAATGCTGTTTATGATGACTCGTGCCGCGAAAATTATTCAACGGGCTTATCGACGTTATCGTCGAAGCAAAAAAAAGGTGGAAAAGAAAAAGGGCAAAAAGAGGCGTAACTAA
- the LOC129244509 gene encoding serine-rich adhesin for platelets isoform X1, producing the protein MCIFARICCLNFQQWKKKISAHGYVFSPRISHLPIKYKKLPRHKKTHTKNWMQPNKDRISKTMNSSAYDANVVHHEHSAVQHQTPSGHPAHRPNIVPALSSFYHTHASSIPISSQQQTAQLQLTAINTGGNNRSQVTSNSPPVAAQAAALFDPRQVHLANALEKTFFNTSAAGMQTSGQRFYSGVPSTVAASGGTNPVNQITQQQHHHHQQGNTILITNNFSAHQYGTATPQVAEVSARATTGIVGGVAPAVTTATGSYNNGNAGNIRIITTLPSTLHHQQQQQIYNIAKEVEATVRDDIIQLPQFYHTPHQQSSTYAQHLPTILPTHYTQQQFVATTTAPTSLQISQDDTQQQHQFFMSMANDGESASASSATLTAIPKLIPTLTGEATTSTDAVTTSPTIITSPATTTNSNSTLVLDRINICINNHYSDSLAANNGLSTTTLDSNATTTTAAITPVAHTFPMATHAPQQPSPIIPAIHHKVLLDSVGGGGGNGGLHTDSYASNDSTLVIDEPDSTTTTPHTPPTATENNSPPPRTLNLSSTRTTVPPQSMTTQNVIGDTVVGGKENYIVSPTTVCIPTIKALVNKEPDKAITCPPGHTFTTITQSINLIDDDESDYANSDVDNGTETERVENTEDAVDNVIEEIEGNEVDLSTPEKICLKNNTKSDRTVSPSLISKAHAFGGLHDSSRETDMKELKLDYPQAPIPVKILQTAADGTASSVALMNPSIPTTSLPCLQDSLRVEKKVTNAPLASPEICFSMGEDVFIRKDDGRQYLGTVIGSSAGGGINQPRKMQYLVRFDDNSELWCSTKEMRRLGGSGGIGNTQMCVACKRTQEQDVVETCDDCRRGYHRNCTRETTPGSGVWWCLRCSKPMKEQPHCTSKSVCKSHLHHNRCYKNSCDASKTSPSSEKIKTPADVYEFHIEDNEIFTSDDEIPIKHIMEKARKSRDSAQNSNASSMRPKTIKKLKSSEAMLCEKIAALDDENANDANSVGKIPEVPQKEKVNDKDGLSGIPSQSTNCITSLKQGTEESEVHGKIIDSIHGPKTVSSVYNKVPSMAIERSSRKRKAFTLSNSYKEIAAEAASKRYDSSRICDSSSDENSSSSRGTSLDVIIPPPKNFLGLNNPFRMVTPKKNFSASYVGGASAGCMQRLLNFNCGGTMIKSSIFNTTALDFSSKLAALKSAGIFPNLSTSNLAKGAGQPRTVRTIKRRLSAKDITIGPNQEVRRRRTRRLSSNIEIISTTTINPIPSNFFPIHAKDLFSTHTQHTTTSRNMSSNKQQHQQSQQQATSATSASVSSISSPSSASSSPPGSITSSVDSQVEVIPSIKPSHGRRLRQRPQKNSPVNSRRSSVSSASTASSTNSSSNITLATLQQQQQALHTNSNKNTNNMSASATSMHDLKQSVKEYFGGALNRIESGEHFCIRAKRQLANGQMQYLIEWGDVAALPQQGPTTHASIACPTSTTVTLKNDH; encoded by the exons ATGTGTATATTCGCACGTATATGCTGTCTAAATTTCCAAcaatggaaaaagaaaatttctgcACACGGATATGTCTTCTCACCTAGGATCAGCCACTTGCCG ataaaatataagaaattgcCTAGACATAAAAAAACGCACACGAAAAATTGGATGCAACCGAACAAAGATCGTATTTCAAAAACCATGAATAGCTCTGCTTACGATGCAAATGTGGTGCATCATGAACATTCTGCAGTTCAGCATCAGACACCCTCCGGACATCCAGCACATCGCCCAAATATTGTACCAGCTCTCAGTAGCTTTTACCATACTCATGCTTCGTCAATACCAATATCTTCGCAGCAGCAAACTGCTCAATTACAACTCACTGCCATTAATACGGGCGGAAACAATAGGAGTCAAGTTACCTCAAATTCTCCGCCAGTTGCTGCTCAAGCTGCTGCCCTTTTCGATCCTCGTCAAGTGCATCTGGCCAATGCTTTGGAGAAgacattctttaacacatctgCCGCAGGTATGCAAACATCTGGCCAGAGGTTTTATAGTGGGGTGCCGTCAACTGTGGCAGCATCTGGTGGCACAAATCCAGTTAATCAAATAACGCAACAGCAGCACCATCACCATCAACAAGGGAATACAATTCTAATAACAAATAACTTTTCTGCTCATCAATACGGAACCGCAACTCCTCAGGTAGCAGAAGTTTCGGCACGTGCAACAACCGGTATTGTTGGTGGTGTTGCGCCAGCAGTGACAACTGCTACTGGTAGTTATAATAATGGAAACGCTGGTAATATTCGCATTATAACCACGCTTCCAAGTACATTACAtcaccaacagcagcagcaaatatataatattgcaAAAGAGGTTGAAGCTACTGTGCGCGACGATATAATTCAACTGCCCCAATTTTACCATACACCACATCAGCAATCGTCAACTTATGCACAGCATTTGCCAACAATATTACCAACACATTACACACAACAACAATTTGTCGCAACAACAACTGCTCCCACCTCTTTGCAGATATCACAAGATGACACCCAGCAACAGCACCAATTTTTTATGTCGATGGCAAATGACGGTGAGAGTGCATCAGCTTCATCAGCAACTCTTACAGCTATCCCTAAGCTAATACCGACACTTACTGGAGAAGCCACCACTAGTACTGATGCAGTCACAACTTCACCAACAATTATTACTTCTCCAGCGACCACCACAAATTCAAACTCAACTCTTGTTTTGGATCGTATTAATATCTGTATAAATAACCATTACAGCGATTCTTTAGCCGCTAATAATGGTTTATCAACTACAACTTTAGATTCgaacgcaacaacaacaaccgccgCAATAACACCAGTCGCTCATACATTTCCAATGGCTACGCATGCACCGCAACAGCCATCCCCAATTATACCAGCTATTCATCACAAAGTCTTGCTGGATTCAGTTGGTGGTGGTGGGGGTAATGGGGGATTACATACCGATTCTTACGCTAGCAACGATTCCACCTTAGTCATCGACGAACCGGACTCTACCACTACAACTCCGCATACTCCACCCACGGCTACAGAAAATAATTCACCACCCCCACGGACCTTGAATTTATCCTCTACAAGAACAACAGTTCCACCACAATCAATGACAACACAAAATGTAATTGGGGATACAGTTGTTGGTGGAAAAGAAAACTATATAGTATCACCAACAACAGTTTGTATACCTACAATAAAGGCATTAGTAAATAAAGAGCCGGACAAAGCTATAACGTGTCCACCTGGTCATACATTTACTACAATAACGCAAAGTATCAATCTGATCGACGACGACGAAAGTGACTATGCTAACAGTGACGTGGATAATGGCACAGAAACTGAAAGAGTTGAAAACACTGAGGACGCAGTTGACAATGTAATTGAGGAAATAGAAGGCAATGAGGTGGATCTTTCAACTCCGGAGAAAATTTGCCTCAAAAACAATACCAAATCTGATAGAACGGTATCTCCAAGTCTTATTTCAAAAGCGCATGCCTTTGGTGGTTTGCACGACTCGAGTAGAGAAACTGATATGAAAGAATTGAAATTGGATTATCCCCAGGCGCCCATACCggtaaaaatacttcaaaccgCTGCAGATGGTACAGCTTCATCAGTTGCTCTTATGAATCCATCAATTCCAACCACGTCGTTACCATGTTTACAAGATAGCTTGAGAGTTGAGAAAAAAGTGACAAACGCCCCATTGGCATCACCAGAGATCTGTTTCTCAATGGGCGAAGATGTGTTTATCCGCAAAGATGATGGCCGTCAGTATCTGGGCACAGTGATCGGCAGTAGTGCTGGTGGTGGAATAAATCAACCACGAAAAATGCAGTATTTGGTACGCTTCGATGATAATTCAGAGTTATGGTGCAGTACTAAGGAAATGAGGCGGTTGGGTGGCAGTGGTGGAATTGGTAACACACAAATGTGTGTCGCTTGTAAGCGCACTCAGGAACAGGATGTTGTCGAAACTTGTGACGATTGCCGGCGAGGCTACCACCGTAATTGTACAAGGGAAACAACACCAGGCAGTGGCGTGTGGTGGTGTCTGCG TTGCAGCAAACCCATGAAGGAGCAACCACATTGTACCAGCAAGTCTGTCTGTAAATCACACCTGCATCACAACAG GTGTTACAAGAACTCATGTGATGCTTCCAAGACCTCACCttcttcagaaaaaattaaaactccggCAGATGTGTACGAATTTCACATTGAAGATAACGAAATATTTACTTCAGATGATGAAATTCCAATTAAACATATCATGGAAAAAGCACGCAAAAGCAGAGATTCAGCACAGAATTCCAATGCCAGCAGTATGAGACCGAAAACCATAAAGAAGCTTAAAAGCTCCGAAGCTATGTTGTGTGAAAAAATTGCTGCTTTGGACGATGAAAATGCAAATGATGCGAACAGTGTTGGGAAAATTCCAGAGGTGCCCCAGAAAGAAAAAGTGAATGATAAAGATGGACTAAGTGGTATACCATCACAGTCAACCAATTGTATTACTAGTCTTAAACAAGGCACAGAAGAGAGTGAGGTGCACGGTAAAATCATTGATAGTATTCATGGACCTAAAACTGTTTCATCTGTATATAATAAAGTGCCCTCAATGGCAATAGAGCGTAGTAGTCGCAAGCGCAAAGCCTTTACATTATCAAACTCGTATAAAGAGATCGCCGCTGAGGCGGCCTCAAAGCGTTACGACAGTAGCCGTATCTGTGATTCGTCATCTGATGAAAATTCGTCAAGTAGCCGAGGCACGTCGCTAGATGTCATCATACCGCCACCGAAAAATTTTCTCGGTCTTAACAACCCTTTTCGAATGGTGACGcctaaaaagaatttttctgcATCATATGTAGGCGGAGCGTCTGCCGGATGCATGCAaagattattaaattttaattgtggAGGCACAATGATTAAAAGCAGTATTTTTAATACAACCGCCTTGGATTTTAGCTCCAAGTTGGCAGCGCTTAAAAGCGCGGGTATATTTCCAAACCTAAGTACAAGTAATTTAGCCAAGGGTGCCGGACAGCCCCGGACAGTACGCACGATTAAGCGAAGACTGAGTGCCAAAGATATAACAATCGGCCCAAACCAGGAGGTGCGCAGACGACGAACTCGTCGCCTTTCCTCCAATATAGAG attattagtacaacaacaataaatcccATTCCTAGCAACTTTTTCCCTATACATGCCAAAGATTTGTTTTCTACACATACTCAACACACCACAACGTCTAGAAATATGTCATCTAACAAACAGCAACACCAGCAGTCACAACAACAAGCAACTTCAGCAACATCTGCATCCGTTTCCTCAATATCGTCGCCATCGTCGGCGTCCTCGTCACCACCTGGTTCCATAACTTCGAGTGTAGATTCGCAAGTAGAAGTCATACCATCGATTAAACCATCGCATGGACGACGTTTGAGGCAGCGGCCACAAAAGAATTCGCCGGTCAACAGTCGTCGCAGCTCAGTCTCAAGTGCGAGCACCGCGTCATCGACAAATTCCTCCAGCAACATAACGTTGGCAAcattgcagcaacaacagcaagctCTACACAccaatagcaataaaaatacaaataatatgaGTGCCAGTGCGACTAGTATGCATGATCTCAAACAATCTGTAAAAGAGTATTTTGGTGGCGCGCTGAATCGCATTGAATCTGGCGAGCATTTTTGCATTCGTGCTAAACGGCAGTTGGCCAATGGACAGATGCAATATCTGATTGAATGGGGTGATGTAGCTGCGTTGCCACAGCAAGGACCAACAACGCATGCATCCATCGCATGCCCGACGTCTACAACTGTAACGCTAAAAAACGATCATTAA